In a genomic window of Colius striatus isolate bColStr4 chromosome 2, bColStr4.1.hap1, whole genome shotgun sequence:
- the DYNC2LI1 gene encoding cytoplasmic dynein 2 light intermediate chain 1, with translation MPKASDTLWDLAIAEVEKRENPDDDGKHVEVCEKSILFMGNKNGGKTTIILRCLEREEIPKPTLALEYTFGRRARRHNTPKDIAHLWELGGGTSLLELIRIPITSNNLSSFAVVLVLDLSKPNELWTTMEKLLQVTRNHVHKILAKLEKTNPKVVAEIKQKMRNNLQRDHPDYELVDPFPIPLVIIGSKYDIFHEFDSEMRKIISKTLRFVSHYYGASLVFTSKSEALLLKARALINHLAFGYDKSKSVSVDHNKPLFIPAGLDSLSQIGPPPASDIGKMRANTPLELWKKVFEKTFPPKSFCDLQDTKDPAQDSQYAEYEVDVMRAQKNQELEQYKRNASKSWKEMVLDSD, from the exons ATGCCTAAGGCCAG TGATACTTTATGGGACCTTGCTATAGCTGAagtagagaagagagaaaacccTGATGATGATGGCAAGCATGTGGAAGTTTGCGAAAAATCAATATTATTTATGGGAAACAAAAACGGG gGAAAGACCACCATTATTCTGAGGTGTCTGGAGAG GGAAGAGATTCCAAAGCCAACATTAGCCTTGGAATATACTTTTGGAAGAAGGGCTAGGAGACACAATACT CCTAAAGATATAGCTCATTTGTGGGAACTAGGTGGTGGAACATCATTACTGGAACTGATTCGAATACCAATCACTAGTAACAACTTAAG CTCATTTGCTGTAGTTCTTGTATTGGATCTGTCCAAACCTAATGAACTGTGGACTACTATGGAGAAACTTCTGCAAGTCACCAGGAACCATGTGCACAAAATTTTAGCCAAACTAGAAAAGACAAATCCTAAAGTAGTTGCTGAAATTAAACAGAAGATGCGAAACAATCTGCAGAGAGATCATCCA GATTATGAGTTAGTTGACCCTTTTCCAATACCCTTGGTGATAATTGGAAGCAAATACGATATTTTTCAT GAATTTGACTctgaaatgaggaaaataatAAGCAAGACACTTCGGTTTGTTTCACATTATTATGGAGCATCATTAGTG TTTACCAGTAAATCTGAGGCTCTTCTGCTGAAAGCCCGTGCTCTTATTAATCACTTGGCATTTGGCTACGATAAAAG caagTCTGTGTCAGTGGATCACAACAAACCTCTGTTTATACCAGCAGGCCTGGATTCCCTGAGCCAAATAG GACCACCACCTGCCTCTGATATTGGAAAGATGCGTGCAAACACACCTTTGGAACTGTGGAAAAAAGTATTTGAGAAAACATTTCCTCCCAAG AGCTTCTGTGATTTACAAGATACCAAGGACCCTGCACAGGATTCACAGTACGCTGAGTACGAAGTTGATGTCATGAGAGCTCAGAAAAACCAG GAACTCGAACAATATAAAAGAAATGCTTCTAAATCTTGGAAAGAAATGGTTTTGGACTCCGACTGA